A region of the Arthrobacter sp. FW306-07-I genome:
CCTACGGCACGGCGGAGCGCGAGGACTGGCTCCGCACCGGGGGCAGCGCCACGCAGATCACCCAGAACTGCTCGGGCAAGCACGCCGCCATGGTGGCCACCTGCAAGATCAACGGCTGGCCCGTGCGGGGGTACCTTGACCCGTCGCACCCGCTGCAGCAGCTCGTGGCGGAAACGGTCCTCGACCTGACCGGCGAGGAGCCCTCAGCTGTAAGCACCGACGGCTGCGGCACCCCGCTGTTCGCCCTGACGCTGGGCGGCATGGCCCGAGCCTTCGGCCGGATCGCCCGGGCGGCCGCGGCCTCCTTGGACGGAAACGACGACGACGGCAGCCCGGCGGCCGCCGTCGGGCTCGCCATGCAGCGGCACCCGGAGATGGTGGCCGGGGAAGGCCGCGATGTCACCGCCCTGATGCGCCTGGTCCCCGGCGCCGTAGCCAAGGACGGCTTTGAAGGCGTGCAGCTGGTGGGCCTGCCCGACGGCAGCGCCGTCGCCGTAAAGATTTCCGACGGCGGCGACCGCGCCCGGATGCCCGCCACCGTCAGCCTCCTGGAAGCGCTGGGAATGGATACCGAGCCTCTTGCCGGGATCGCCACGGCCCCTGTCCTGGGCGGCGGCCACCCTGTGGGCCAGCTCCTGGCCACCGACTTCCTGAACCCTGCTTTCCTGAACACCAACCAGTCCACGCCCGACAACGAAGCCCTGTGAGGACAACCATGACCATCACCGAAACCGCGGCGGAAGCCACCTCCGCCCCAGCCAGGTCGGAGCACGACCTGCTCGGCGACCGGGACGTCCCAGCCGACGCGTACTGGGGCGTGCACACGCTTCGCGCCGTGGAAAACTTCCCCATCACCGGCCAGAAGCTGTCATCCAACATGCACTTGGTCCGCGGCCTTGCGGCGGTGAAGCTGGCCGCCGCCCGCACCAACCGTGAGCTCGGCCTGCTGGACGCCGAACGCGCCGACGCCATCGGGCAGGCGTGCCAGGACGTCCTGGACGGCAAACTTGCCGACCAGTTCGTGGTGGACGTTGTGCAGGGCGGTGCGGGGACGTCGTCGAACATGAACGCCAACGAGGTCATCGCCAACCGCGCCCTGGAAATCCTGGGCCACCCCAAGGGTGACTACGCGCGGCTGCACCCTAACGACCACGTCAACCTCAGCCAGTCCACCAACGATGTGTACCCCACGGCCGTCAAGCTGGGCACCATCTTCGCCGGCCGGGAACTGCTGGCGGCACTCGAAGAACTCGAGGAAGCCTGCGCCGCCAAGGCCATGGAGTTCCGCACCGTGGTGAAGATGGGCCGCACCCAGCTGCAGGACGCCGTCCCCATGACCCTGGGCCAGGAATTCGGAACCTACGCCATCACCATCGGTGAGGACCGGCTGCGCCTGGCGGAGGCCGAGCTGCTGATCCACGAGATCAACCTCGGAGCTACCGCCATCGGCACCGGCCTGAACGCCCCCGCCGGTTACGCCGCAACAGCCTGCCGTCATCTGGCCGAGATCACCGGACTCCCGCTGGTGACCGCCGTCGACCTGATTGAAGCCACCCAGGACGTGGGCGCCTTCGTGCACCTGTCCGGCGTGCTCAAGCGGGTGGCGGTCAAGCTGTCCAAAATCTGCAACGACCTCCGTCTGCTCTCCTCAGGCCCGCGCGCCGGCTTCGGCGAGATCAACCTGCCGGCGGTGCAGTCCGGGTCCTCGATCATGCCCGGCAAGATCAACCCGGTCATCCCGGAAGTGGTCTCGCAGGTGGCCTACGAGGTGATCGGCAACGACGTCACCATCACCATGGCCGCCGAAGCCGGGCAACTGCAGCTCAACGCCTTCGAACCGATCATTGTCCACAGCCTCCACAAGAGCATTTCCCACCTGGAAGCAGCCTGCCGCACCCTTACGGCCCGCTGCATCCGGGGTATCACCGCCAACACCGATCACCTGCGCCGCACCGTGGAGCAGTCCATCGGCCTGGTCACCGCATTGAATCCCCACCTCGGCTACGCCACTGCAACCGCCATCGCGCAGGAAGCACTTGCCACCGGCAAGGGCGTGGCGGAACTGGTCCTGGAACACGGGCTCCTCACCGACGCCCAGCTCCAGGAACTCCTCAGCCCCGAACGCCTGGCCAACCTCAGCAAGTAATCCGTCTTGTAAGGACACCCCCATGACAAACACCCCCCTTCCAGACCACCTGATCGATGGTGGGCACGCGCATGCCACCGAGACCTCCCTGCACGCGGAGGACAAGGGTTACCACAAGAACCTGAAGCCGCGGCAGATCCAGATGATCGCGATCGGCGGTGCGATCGGTACCGGCCTGTTTCTGGGCGCCGGCGGCCGGCTGAACGCTGCAGGCCCGTCCCTGGTCATCGCCTACGCGGTGTGCGGGTTCTTCGCGTTCCTGATCCTGCGCGCCCTGGGCGAACTGGTCCTGCACCGCCCTTCGTCGGGTTCGTTCGTTTCCTACGCCCGCGAATTCTTCGGTGAAAAGGCCGCGTTCGTTTCCGGCTGGTTCTACTGGATCAACTGGGCCACCACCACCATCGTGGACATCACCGCCGCCGCCCTCTACATGCACTTCTTCGGCAACTACATCCCCTGGATGGCCGACGTCCCCCAGTGGGCCTGGGCACTGACCGCCCTGATCGTGGTCCTGGCCCTGAACCTGGTCTCCGTGAAGGTCTTCGGCGAAATGGAATTCTGGTTCGCCCTGATCAAGGTCGCCGCCCTGGTCGCCTTCCTCATCATCGGCACCTACTTCGTCATCTTCGGCACCCCCGTGGACGGACAACAGGTCGGCATCAACCTGCTGTCCGATAACGGCGGGATCTTCCCCAACGGCCTGCTGCCCATGATCATCCTCATGCAGGGCGTCCTGTTCGCCTACGCCTCGATCGAACTGGTGGGCACCGCCGCCGGCGAAACCGAAAACCCGGAAAAGATCATGCCCAAGGCCATCAACTCCGTGGTCTTCCGCATCGCCGTGTTCTACGTCGGCTCCGTAATCCTGCTGGCCCTGCTGCTGCCGTTCACGTCCTACCAAAAGGGCGTCAGCCCCTTCGTGACCTTCTTCGGCTCCATCGGCGTCCAGGGCGTGGATGTCATCATGAACCTCGTGGTCCTCACCGCCGCCCTGTCCTCGCTGAACGCAGGGCTCTACTCCACCGGCCGGATCCTGCGCTCGATGTCCGTCAACGGCTCGGCCCCCAAGTTCGCCTCCCGCATGAACAAAGCCGGCGTCCCCTACGGCGGCATCGCCATCACCGCCGTCGTCTCCCTTCTCGGCGTGCCGCTGAACTACCTCGTCCCCGCCGAAGCCTTCGAGATCGTCCTGAACATCGCCTCCGTGGGCATCATCATGACCTGGGCCACCATCGTGCTCTGCCAGATCCAGCTCAAACGCTGGGCGGACAAGGGCTGGGTGGAACGCCCCTCGTTCCGGATGTTCGGCGCCCCCTACACGGGCTACCTTTCACTGCTCTTCCTGGTCGGCGTCCTGATCATGGTCTTCATCGACTCACCGCTCACCATGCTCGTCACCGCGATCGCCTCCATCCTCATGGTCATCGGCTGGTACGCCTGCCGCACGCGCATCCGCGAGATCGCCGAAACCCGCGAAGGCTTCACGGGAATGTCCCCCGTGGTCGCCAACGCCCCGGCTGACACCTTCAAGAAGTAACCGCGCTTTAAACATCCGACGGCGGCACCTGGGTTCTGGAATTCGCAGAATCCAAGTGCCGCCGTCGGGGTTTAACGGTGGCTGCTGCCCGTCACTTGGACGGTTTGACCACCATGGCTGATCCGCCGCCGCGCCTGACCGGCTCCGCGGCCGCCAGGACGCGACCGTCATCAAGGAACTCGATGGCGGTGGCTGCGCCAATCTCAGAGGCCGACGTGAACGAGTCACCCGACGGTGTCAGCTTGTGGCCGAAGCGGGATGTCAGGGCCGCGCCGTACTTGTCGATAAAGGCCGGCTCGGCAGTGACGCTGGCCGTATTCCGCTGGGACGCACGGGGTGCAGCAATGGCATCAGGGGTGCTCATGCCCAGGTCGATCCGGTTGACGATGGTCTGCAGGACGGTGGTGATGATGGTGGAACCGCCCGGGGAACCCAGGGCCAGGAACGGCTTGCCATCCTCCAGGAGGATGGTTGGCGACATGGACGAACGCGGCCGCTTGCCCGGCTCGATCCGGTTGGGGTCGGTGGCGCTGTAGACCGTGGAGAAGTCGGTGAGCTCGTTGTTGAGCAGGAAGCCACGGCCGGGGACAACCATGCCCGAGCCGCCGGTCTGCTCAATGGTCAGCGTGTACTCCACCACGTTGCCCCACTTGTCCGAGACAGTCATATTGGTGGTGGAGATGTTCTCGGTGTCCTTCTCATCGGCGGGCGCCGCCGGTGCCGCCGGGCAGGTGCCGTCGTACGAGGTGACGTCGCCGGGCTGCACGGGCTTGGTTGCCGCCTTGTTGGGGTCGAGTTCGCAGGCGCGTTCCTTGCCGAAGATGGGGTCAGTCAGGGCTTTGGTCGGCACCTTCACAAATGCGGGGTCTCCTACGTACTTTCCGCGGTCCGCGAACGCCAGGGCGCTGGCCTCGAGGTAGTGGTGCAGCACAGCAGGCTGGTCCTTCTTCAGCGCCGGAAGGTTGAACACATCCAGGATGTTCAAGGACTCACCAACGGTGGTGCCGCCGCTGCTGGAGGGGGCCATGCCGTAGACGTCATAGCCGCGGTAGTTCACGTGCGTTGGATCCTGGTCCAGGGCTTCGTAGTCGGCCAGGTCCTCCGCCGTCATGGAACCCACCGGGACGGGGAGGGTGGTGTCCGGGGACTTGGGCGGATTCTGCACCGTCTTGGCGATCTCCTCCGCCAACGGGCCGGTGTAGAAGGCACTCATGCCATCCTTGGCCAGCATGCGGTAGGTGGCGGCGAGGTCGTGGTTCTTGAAGATTGAGCCAACCTCGGGCAGCTTGCCGCCCTGCAGGTACAGGTCCTTGGTGGAGGTGAAGGCCGCAAACCGTGCCTGGTTGTCCTGGGTCTGGTTACGGAAGGTCTCATCCACCACGAAACCACGGTCTGCAACCTTGATGGCAGGCTTCAGGGCGTCGCCCAGGCTGAGTGTGCCCCAGCGTTCCAGCGCCCGTTCCCAGGTGGCCGGCGTGCCGGGAACGCCTACCGAGACGCCGCTGGTGACCAGTTCAGGAGTGAAACGGTAAGGCTTGCCCGTAGCTGGATCGATGAACGCATCCTGCTTGATCCCGGCCGGTGCCGTTTCCCGCCCGTCGATGGTTCTGACTTTCCCGGACTTCGCATCGTAATAGACAAAGTAGCCGCCCCCGCCGATCCCGGCACTGTACGGTTCAGTGACGCCAAGGGTGGCTGCCGCGGCGACGGCGGCGTCCACCGCGTTTCCACCCTTGCTGAGGACTTCGATGGCCGCCGCTGAAGCGTCGGGGTCCACCGTACTGACGGCCCCACCGTAGCCGGTGGCCGTGGGATTCTTGTCGGTTTGCCGGGGGTCGGCAGACGCGGGGCTGATGGCCCCGGTGTTGACGCTCATTGCCAGCGCGGCAGTAACAGCCGCGAGCCGGCGTCCGAGATGTGGCATGGTGGCTCCTACATGGGGTTCGAGTGGTGTGGGCCACGCTACTCTTCGGGTAGGACACTCTCAACGACTCCGGATGGGACGGACACGATGGCAGGATCCAAACTCGCAGTGGTGGGCGCGGGCAGCGTCGGCACCTCGCTGGCGTACGCCGCCCTGATCCGCGGCTCCGCCAGCAACATCGCGCTGTTCGATGTCAACGCGCCAAAGGCGGAGGCGGAAGCCCTGGACCTGGCGCACGGCAGCCAGTTCGCCGCAGCCTCGGCAACCGTCACCGGAGGCGGGGATATCGGCGTGACGGAAGGCGCCGACGTCGTGGTGATCACGGCGGGTGCCAAGCAGAATCCGGGCCAAAGCCGCCTGGACCTGGCCGGCACCAACGTGCGGATCCTGGAGCAGCTGATGCCGCTGCTGCTTGAGCGCGCGCCGGACGCCGTCTATGTCCTGGTCACCAACCCCTGTGACGTGCTGACGGTGGCCGCCCAGCGGATTTCCGGGCTGCCGGCGCAGCGGATCTTCTCCTCCGGGACGGTGCTGGACACGTCCAGGCTGCGCTGGCTGCTGGCCCGGCGGGCGGGCGTTTCCGTCACCAGCGTCCACGCCAGCATGGTGGGCGAGCACGGCGACACCGAATTCCCGCTGTGGTCCGGCGCCACCATCGGGCCGGTCCCGATCCGGGACTGGACGGACGACGGCGAGCGTATCTTCACGCCCGACTACCTCGCCGCCACCGCCAAGGAGGTGGTCCAGGCGGCCTACAAGGTGATCGCCGGCAAGGGCGCCACGAACTACGCCATCGGCCTGTCCGGCGCCCGAATCGTGGAGGCGCTGCTGCGCGACGACAACGCCGTCCTGCCGGTCTCCACCGTACTGTCGGGGCTGCACGGGATCTCCGGGGTGGCACTGTCCCTGCCCAGCGTGGTGGGCCGGGGCGGGGTGCACCGCGTCCTGGAAACACCCATGGACGACGGCGAGCTGGCGGCTTTGCGGCATTCCGCGGACACCCTGCGCAACACCATGGACGCCTTGGGAATCTGACCACCGCGCCCGGTCACCTATGCTCAGCTAAGGCGGCAACGCAGGCTCAACGACGAACCAAACAGGAGCAACGCATGACCAACTGGCGCATCAGGGATTTCCATTCGGCTGACCTGGACGGGATTTTGCACCTCTGGGAGACGCTCAAGGCCCACAATGTGGAGCCTGTCTACGCCCTGTCAGAGGTCCTCGCGTCCTGCGAAAAGGACCACGCCGTGGTGGCGGTGCAGGGCGAGCAGGTGGTGGGTGCCGCCGTCGGGCGCGCCGCGCACGACCAGGGCTGGATCGTCTTCCTCGCCACCCTGCCGGAGTACCGTGGCAGGGGCATCGGCACCTCGCTGCTTGCCGCCGTCGAGAACCGCATGGCCCCGCACGGCCTGAACAAACTGTCGGCCCTTATGCCGGAATCCGAAACCCGGGTGGAGGCCTTCCTGGGGCGCGGCTTCGCGCTCAAGAAGAACCTGCGCTACTTCGAGCGCACCATCCCGGTCCAGCGGCAGGAGCTCGGCGCCCTGGGCCAGCTGGGCGGCCGCGTCCTGGCCCGCGACCTGTGGGAGAACGTGGCGGGCATGCGCAAGGAGAAGGAACTGCTGGAACGGCGCCTGGTGCTGCCGCTCGCCGAGGCGGACCTGGCGGATGAATTCGGCGTGGTGCCGCCGCGCGCCGTCGTCCTCTTTGGCCCGCCCGGTACCGGCAAGACCACCTTCGCCAAGGCCATCGCGTCCCGTTTGGAGTGGCCGTTCGTGGAGGTGTTCCCCTCCCGCCTGGCCGGCGATCCCCAGGGCCTGGCCGGTGCCCTCCGCGAGACCTTCCTGGAGATCGCGGAGCTGGAGCACGCCGTGGTGTTCATCGACGAGGTGGAGGAGATCGCGTCCCAGCGCGCGGGCGATCCGCCGTCGCCGCTGCAGGGCGTCACGAATGAACTGCTGAAGATCATCCCCGCGTTCCGTGAACAGCCGGGCCGGCTCCTGGTCTGCGCCACCAACTTCATCCGCGCCCTGGACTCGGCCTTCCTGCGCCACGGCCGGTTCGATTACGTCATCCCCATCGGGCTGCCGGACCGGCAGGCGCGGGAAGCGATGTGGCAGCGGTTCATCCCTGCGGCGGTGGTGGACGGCGTGGACGTGGAACTGCTCGTGGAGAAGACCCAAGGCTTCTCCCCGGCTGACATCGAGTACGCAGCCCGGAGCGCCTCCCAGCGGGCGCTGGAAAAAGCAGTGTACGACGACGGCGGGCTGGCCTCCGGAGGCGGGGTTTCCGTCCGCGAGGCGGTCCGGAAGGGCCCCTCCACCCAGGACTACCTCGACGCCATCGGCGACACGCGCACCACGGTCAGTCCCGAAGTGCAGGCGGACTTCCTGGAGGACATCGAGGCGTTGGGCCGGGTCTAGCTCCCGGGAGCGTCGTCGTATCGGAGGTTTTCGTAGTCGGTGTCATCCGCCTCGTCCAACTCTGCGTCGAACTCCTCCAGCAGCCAAGGGTTGACGCGGGCCAGGATTTTGCGGATCTCCTCCGCTTCAACGGCCGCGTAAAGCACCGGCCGGGCGTCCCGGTATTTGGTAACAGGCGGCTTATCGGGCCATTTTTCGGCAAGGGCACGGACGCGTTCGGGCAGTGAGTTGTGCGCGTTGTCGGCGATTTTGACCAGGGCGGCGTCATGGTCCTGGGCTATCTCATGGATACCGGCGAGGTAGTCATCGGGGTTGCTGTGCAGCCGATTGGTGACGCGTTCAATGATGTCGACCGCGCGCTCGGAAACCCCCATTTCAAGCAGAGCCTGCCGGGTCATGGGGGTGTCTTCGGCAATGTCATGAAGATAGCCGGCGATCCGGACGTCGTCGTCGAAGTCTGCCAGCGCATCCCCCACAGCCAGCACGTGGTCTTTGTAAGGCCGCTTGAGCTTGTCCTTCTGGCGGTTGTGCGCCACCTCGGCAAGGACACGGGCCGTCTCGGGAGTGAAACTGCTGGCAGAGCGCTGATCAGTGGGTTCCGGCATGCCACCAGCCTACGGGGCAGAGCGGCCGCCCGGGGCGGACCAAACCCACGCTTCCCTGGGCAGCAGTTCGGGATTGAACTCTGCCAAGGCACGTTCGAGCGGACCCGGCGGGAGCCCCAATGAGCCGAGCAGATGGTCCCGCACCGCGTCGGCAGTAGTGCCCCGGGCTGCCAGGTCCGCCAGCGTTACGGCTCCGTCACGCTTGGCCAGCCTGGCGCCGTCGTGGTTGACCACCAATGGAACATGGGCATATTCCGGAACGGGAATATTCAGGAGGGACGCCACATATACCTGCCGCGGGGTGGACGGGAGCAGGTCATCGCCGCGGACCACCTGGTCTATGCCTTGTTCGGCATCGTCTACCACGACGGCGAGGTTGTACGCCACCACGCCGTCGTTGCGGCGCAGCACAAGGTCGTCAACCACTCCCGTGTAGTCGCCGCGGAGGACGTCCCGCACCGTGTATTCCGCCACATCCGCCCGCAACCGGATGGCGGCAGGACGCAGGGACCGCTTGAACTCCAGTTCTGCCGGGTCCAGGTTGCGGCAAGTCCCCGGGTAGGCACCTTGGGGCGCATGCGGGGCCGAGGGCGCCTCTTGGATTTCGCGTCGGGTGCAGAAGCACTCGTAGGTCAGGCCCGCTTCCTGCAACCGGGTAATCGCTTTGGCGTACAGGCTTTGCCGATCCGTCTGTCGAACGACGTCCCCATCCCAAGTCACGCCAATGGCGGCCAAGTCGCGCAACTGCACGGCTTCCGC
Encoded here:
- a CDS encoding asparaginase, with the translated sequence MPSPVFSAAHTAAPAELALPQHTPLVATVRDGLVESVHYGSAIALGADGSVAATAGDPLAPFYPRSALKPLQAVAMVRAGLELPADLLALAAASHSGAAAHRDGALRILELHGLAPTDLENSTDLPYGTAEREDWLRTGGSATQITQNCSGKHAAMVATCKINGWPVRGYLDPSHPLQQLVAETVLDLTGEEPSAVSTDGCGTPLFALTLGGMARAFGRIARAAAASLDGNDDDGSPAAAVGLAMQRHPEMVAGEGRDVTALMRLVPGAVAKDGFEGVQLVGLPDGSAVAVKISDGGDRARMPATVSLLEALGMDTEPLAGIATAPVLGGGHPVGQLLATDFLNPAFLNTNQSTPDNEAL
- a CDS encoding aspartate ammonia-lyase — its product is MTITETAAEATSAPARSEHDLLGDRDVPADAYWGVHTLRAVENFPITGQKLSSNMHLVRGLAAVKLAAARTNRELGLLDAERADAIGQACQDVLDGKLADQFVVDVVQGGAGTSSNMNANEVIANRALEILGHPKGDYARLHPNDHVNLSQSTNDVYPTAVKLGTIFAGRELLAALEELEEACAAKAMEFRTVVKMGRTQLQDAVPMTLGQEFGTYAITIGEDRLRLAEAELLIHEINLGATAIGTGLNAPAGYAATACRHLAEITGLPLVTAVDLIEATQDVGAFVHLSGVLKRVAVKLSKICNDLRLLSSGPRAGFGEINLPAVQSGSSIMPGKINPVIPEVVSQVAYEVIGNDVTITMAAEAGQLQLNAFEPIIVHSLHKSISHLEAACRTLTARCIRGITANTDHLRRTVEQSIGLVTALNPHLGYATATAIAQEALATGKGVAELVLEHGLLTDAQLQELLSPERLANLSK
- a CDS encoding amino acid permease translates to MTNTPLPDHLIDGGHAHATETSLHAEDKGYHKNLKPRQIQMIAIGGAIGTGLFLGAGGRLNAAGPSLVIAYAVCGFFAFLILRALGELVLHRPSSGSFVSYAREFFGEKAAFVSGWFYWINWATTTIVDITAAALYMHFFGNYIPWMADVPQWAWALTALIVVLALNLVSVKVFGEMEFWFALIKVAALVAFLIIGTYFVIFGTPVDGQQVGINLLSDNGGIFPNGLLPMIILMQGVLFAYASIELVGTAAGETENPEKIMPKAINSVVFRIAVFYVGSVILLALLLPFTSYQKGVSPFVTFFGSIGVQGVDVIMNLVVLTAALSSLNAGLYSTGRILRSMSVNGSAPKFASRMNKAGVPYGGIAITAVVSLLGVPLNYLVPAEAFEIVLNIASVGIIMTWATIVLCQIQLKRWADKGWVERPSFRMFGAPYTGYLSLLFLVGVLIMVFIDSPLTMLVTAIASILMVIGWYACRTRIREIAETREGFTGMSPVVANAPADTFKK
- the ggt gene encoding gamma-glutamyltransferase, whose amino-acid sequence is MPHLGRRLAAVTAALAMSVNTGAISPASADPRQTDKNPTATGYGGAVSTVDPDASAAAIEVLSKGGNAVDAAVAAAATLGVTEPYSAGIGGGGYFVYYDAKSGKVRTIDGRETAPAGIKQDAFIDPATGKPYRFTPELVTSGVSVGVPGTPATWERALERWGTLSLGDALKPAIKVADRGFVVDETFRNQTQDNQARFAAFTSTKDLYLQGGKLPEVGSIFKNHDLAATYRMLAKDGMSAFYTGPLAEEIAKTVQNPPKSPDTTLPVPVGSMTAEDLADYEALDQDPTHVNYRGYDVYGMAPSSSGGTTVGESLNILDVFNLPALKKDQPAVLHHYLEASALAFADRGKYVGDPAFVKVPTKALTDPIFGKERACELDPNKAATKPVQPGDVTSYDGTCPAAPAAPADEKDTENISTTNMTVSDKWGNVVEYTLTIEQTGGSGMVVPGRGFLLNNELTDFSTVYSATDPNRIEPGKRPRSSMSPTILLEDGKPFLALGSPGGSTIITTVLQTIVNRIDLGMSTPDAIAAPRASQRNTASVTAEPAFIDKYGAALTSRFGHKLTPSGDSFTSASEIGAATAIEFLDDGRVLAAAEPVRRGGGSAMVVKPSK
- a CDS encoding L-lactate dehydrogenase — its product is MAGSKLAVVGAGSVGTSLAYAALIRGSASNIALFDVNAPKAEAEALDLAHGSQFAAASATVTGGGDIGVTEGADVVVITAGAKQNPGQSRLDLAGTNVRILEQLMPLLLERAPDAVYVLVTNPCDVLTVAAQRISGLPAQRIFSSGTVLDTSRLRWLLARRAGVSVTSVHASMVGEHGDTEFPLWSGATIGPVPIRDWTDDGERIFTPDYLAATAKEVVQAAYKVIAGKGATNYAIGLSGARIVEALLRDDNAVLPVSTVLSGLHGISGVALSLPSVVGRGGVHRVLETPMDDGELAALRHSADTLRNTMDALGI
- a CDS encoding ATP-binding protein translates to MTNWRIRDFHSADLDGILHLWETLKAHNVEPVYALSEVLASCEKDHAVVAVQGEQVVGAAVGRAAHDQGWIVFLATLPEYRGRGIGTSLLAAVENRMAPHGLNKLSALMPESETRVEAFLGRGFALKKNLRYFERTIPVQRQELGALGQLGGRVLARDLWENVAGMRKEKELLERRLVLPLAEADLADEFGVVPPRAVVLFGPPGTGKTTFAKAIASRLEWPFVEVFPSRLAGDPQGLAGALRETFLEIAELEHAVVFIDEVEEIASQRAGDPPSPLQGVTNELLKIIPAFREQPGRLLVCATNFIRALDSAFLRHGRFDYVIPIGLPDRQAREAMWQRFIPAAVVDGVDVELLVEKTQGFSPADIEYAARSASQRALEKAVYDDGGLASGGGVSVREAVRKGPSTQDYLDAIGDTRTTVSPEVQADFLEDIEALGRV
- a CDS encoding HD domain-containing protein, with protein sequence MPEPTDQRSASSFTPETARVLAEVAHNRQKDKLKRPYKDHVLAVGDALADFDDDVRIAGYLHDIAEDTPMTRQALLEMGVSERAVDIIERVTNRLHSNPDDYLAGIHEIAQDHDAALVKIADNAHNSLPERVRALAEKWPDKPPVTKYRDARPVLYAAVEAEEIRKILARVNPWLLEEFDAELDEADDTDYENLRYDDAPGS
- the gluQRS gene encoding tRNA glutamyl-Q(34) synthetase GluQRS, yielding MTSAGRFAPSPSGELHVGNLRTAILAWLFARSTGRRFLLRVEDLDRARAGAEAVQLRDLAAIGVTWDGDVVRQTDRQSLYAKAITRLQEAGLTYECFCTRREIQEAPSAPHAPQGAYPGTCRNLDPAELEFKRSLRPAAIRLRADVAEYTVRDVLRGDYTGVVDDLVLRRNDGVVAYNLAVVVDDAEQGIDQVVRGDDLLPSTPRQVYVASLLNIPVPEYAHVPLVVNHDGARLAKRDGAVTLADLAARGTTADAVRDHLLGSLGLPPGPLERALAEFNPELLPREAWVWSAPGGRSAP